From the genome of bacterium:
GTGGCTCATCTGATGTCGCCACAACAACTACTGACCTGGTTAATCCTTCCTCCTGCAGGTCTCTTTCGATAAAATCTCTGACCTCTCTGCCTCGCTCTCCAATCAAGGCAATAATATTAACCTGTGCTTTTGTAAATCGAGCAATCATACCCATTAATGTACTTTTACCAATACCACTTCCAGAAAATATACCAAATCGTTGTCCTTTGCCAACAGTAAGAATGGAATCAATGGCTTTTATTCCCAGAGGTAATGGATTTTTAATTCTTGGTCGTTTTAAAGGGTCTGGAGAAGGATTAAAGATTGGATAAAAATCATCTGCACGGCAGGGAGGTTTGCCATCTATTGGTTTGCCAAGACCATCTAATATTCTACCTTTTAATCTCTCACTCACCGGGACAAGGAGTGGTTTTCCAGTGGATATGACCTGGCATTCGGGGGCAATACCATTCATTTCACCCAGAGGCATCAATAAAACCCGACGGTCTCTAAATCCAACCACCTCGGTTTGAATGACTTTTGAACCTGGAAGCCGTATCTGACATAATTCTCCCAACTGTGTTGGTGGACCTTCTGATTCTATGGTTAGCCCAATAACCTGTTTAACCTTTCCTCCCAGTCGAATGGTATCTAAATTATCCAGAACATCTTGAAATTTAGCCAATTTAGACATTACCATTCTTCCCTCCCCATTTTTGTAACCGTTCAGGTGGTAATTTACCGCAGAGACGCAGAGGAACAGAGAATAAATTAGAGCACATAAAAGATTATTGATGCAGACATGGAAATACAGAGGCCCTGCTTGCCGAATGTTCAGCAGGCAAGCCAGATTTGTTAATCCATCCCTGATTTTCATCAGGGCAAGCTCTTGAGTACAACAACATTAAACTTGCCCTGGTGAAAAATCAGGGATGTTAAGCATCTCGTCCATAGATTTTAATTTTTTTCTCTGCGTCTCTGTGTCTATGCGGTGAACAGTGACGACTTATTTCCTTATTCCCTTGTTTCCTTATCCCTCAATGCCTCATAGATAATTTCTAATTGTGAAGAGATAGTAGCATCAATCAGTCCAAAATTAGTTTCTATGAGACAGCCTCCTGGTTCGATATTTTCATCTTCTTCAAAATTTATTCCTTCCAGACCAAAAACTTGAGAGAGGAGTTCTTCCTTTTTTGATGATAATTCCTGGAGATGCACGGGATTGATTTTTACCTTGATTTCTTCTTTGTTTTTTACCTTTTTAAGTGTCTGGGTTAAATTTTTTAAAATTGCCTGTTTATTTGTGGCAAGTTCTGTTTTAATTATTTTTTTGGCAATCATTAAGGCTAAATCAAGAATCATTTCTTGATTAGTCTGAATAATTTCTTCTCGTTTATGTTTTGCCTCAAGCAAGACATTATGGATTTGACTTAAAGTCTTTTTTATCACCTCCTGACCAGCGTTGATTCCTTGTTCTTTACCTTCCTTAAATCCTTGTTCATAACCGTCTTGTTTGGCTACTTGAGTAACCTGGTCTATTTCCGAATTAGTTTTTGTCAGAATTTCATTAGATGATTCTTTCGCCTCATTAAGGATTTGATTAGCTGATTCTTTCGCCTCAGTTATAATTTTCTCTGCTTTTTCTTTTGCCTCAAATAAAATATCTTCCTCGAGGTTACGATTTTTTTGACTTGCCTCTTTAATTTTCTTTTGTAAATTGAGTAGTTTAATCTGTCCTTTTTTAATTCTATTTTCTATAACATCTAATATAGTTTTCCCTTCAGGTGCTGGTTTAAGTTGAAACTCCAGCATTACTTCAGCGCCATCTGGAGGTAAAAATTCCTTTCGATAGATATTAGACAATGATTTTCTCCCCACCTTTTCCGCCGCGAGCAACGACTATTTCTCCGGAGTCTTCCAGTTGTCTAATCACATTAATCACCTTTTGCTGAGCTTCTTCAACATCTCTTGCTCGGACAGGGCCTAAGAATTCTATTTCTTCTTTCAACATAGCCGCGGCGCGTTTAGGCATATTTTTAAAGACCATATCTTTAGCCGTATCTGAGGCACCTTTAAGTGCCATAGCTAATTCACGAATATCTACTTCCCGCAAGACTCGTTGTGCTGACCTATCATCCAGTCGAGTAATATCTTCAAATGTGAACATTCGTTTTCTAATTTCTTCGGCTAACTCCGGGTCTTGTTCTCCAACACCTTCTAAAACTGTTCGTTCTACATCTCGTTCGACCTGATTTAACATATCAACGACTGAATCAACTCCACCTATTCGTGCCTCCTTTCCT
Proteins encoded in this window:
- the fliI gene encoding flagellar protein export ATPase FliI — its product is MSKLAKFQDVLDNLDTIRLGGKVKQVIGLTIESEGPPTQLGELCQIRLPGSKVIQTEVVGFRDRRVLLMPLGEMNGIAPECQVISTGKPLLVPVSERLKGRILDGLGKPIDGKPPCRADDFYPIFNPSPDPLKRPRIKNPLPLGIKAIDSILTVGKGQRFGIFSGSGIGKSTLMGMIARFTKAQVNIIALIGERGREVRDFIERDLQEEGLTRSVVVVATSDEPPLIRLRGAFVATAIAEYFRDKGYDVMFMMDSITRFARAQREVGLSIGEPPTTRGFTPSVFAILPKLLERSGTSEKGTITGLYTILVDADDMNEPIADNVRAILDGHVVLSRDLAARNHYPAIDVLQSVSRVMIDIVPPEHEQSARRLKEIIATIRDAQDIIDIGAYVKGSNPKIDYALSMIDEVNAFLKQGIFEKVDYETAVKQLMELFASKEGTEG
- a CDS encoding FliH/SctL family protein translates to MSNIYRKEFLPPDGAEVMLEFQLKPAPEGKTILDVIENRIKKGQIKLLNLQKKIKEASQKNRNLEEDILFEAKEKAEKIITEAKESANQILNEAKESSNEILTKTNSEIDQVTQVAKQDGYEQGFKEGKEQGINAGQEVIKKTLSQIHNVLLEAKHKREEIIQTNQEMILDLALMIAKKIIKTELATNKQAILKNLTQTLKKVKNKEEIKVKINPVHLQELSSKKEELLSQVFGLEGINFEEDENIEPGGCLIETNFGLIDATISSQLEIIYEALRDKETRE